A region of Pseudomonas marginalis DNA encodes the following proteins:
- a CDS encoding MexW/MexI family multidrug efflux RND transporter permease subunit — MTFTDIFVRRPVLALVVSILILLLGIMSLLQLPIRQYPMLESSTITVTTEYPGASSDLMQGFVTQPIAQAVSSVEGVDYLSSSSVQGRSVVTVRMELNRDSTQALTEVMAKVNQVRFRLPEQAYDPVIERSSGESTAVAYIGFSSPTLSTPALTDYLARVVEPVMSTIEGVAKVQVFGGQTLAMRLWIDPARLAARGLTAADVADAVRRNNYQAAPGKVKGLFVVANLRVNTDLTNVNEFRDLVLRNDGNGLVRLKDVGTVELGAASSETSATMDGVSAVHLGLFPTPGGNPLVIVDGIKKLLPDVRKTLPPDVKAELAFETARFIQTSIDEVMKTLLEALLIVVIVIYLCLGSLRTVLIPVVTIPLSMLGAAALMLAFGFSLNLLTLLAMVLAVGLVVDDAIVVVENVHRHIEEGKTPVAAALVGAREVAGPVIAMTITLAAVYAPIGMMGGLTGALFREFALTLAGAVIVSGVVALTLSPVMSSFLLQSKQSEGRMAHLANRFFDGLALRYAKVLDLSLRHRWLSGLFALLVMISLPWLYQLPQRELAPTEDQAGLLTAIKAPQHANLEYVERFSAKLNEVYGRLPETVSTWIINGSDGIASSIGGINLTLWGERERTAAQIQVDLQAATNDVEGTSIFAFQLPALPGSTGGLPVQLVLRSSQDYRVLYETMEQIKQKARDSGLFAVVDSDLDYNNPVVQVRVDRAKANSLGIRMQDIGESLAVLVGENYLNRFGLEGRSYDVIAQSPGSERLTPEALTRQYVRTEDGTLIPLSTVIQVSEHVEPNKLTQFNQQNAATFQGVPAAGVTLGDAVAFLEGVTAELPVGFSYDWQSDARQYTQEGNALLLAFLAAVIVIYLVLAAQYESLMDPLIILITVPLSISGALIPLALGYATINIYTQIGLVTLIGLISKHGILMVEFANALQAQEHLDRSEAIRKAAQIRLRPILMTTAAMVVGLVPLLFASGAGANSRYGLGVVIVSGMLIGTCFTLFVLPTVYTLLARKHSVAAATPRAQSLAQTLRSEP; from the coding sequence ATGACTTTCACCGATATTTTCGTTCGGCGGCCGGTGCTCGCGCTTGTCGTCAGTATTCTGATCCTGCTGCTGGGGATCATGTCCTTGTTGCAGCTGCCGATCCGCCAGTACCCGATGCTGGAAAGCTCCACCATCACCGTGACCACCGAATACCCCGGCGCTTCGTCAGACCTGATGCAGGGCTTCGTCACGCAACCGATTGCCCAGGCGGTGTCGTCGGTGGAAGGTGTGGATTACCTGTCGAGCTCGTCGGTGCAGGGGCGCAGCGTGGTCACGGTGCGCATGGAGCTCAACCGGGACTCGACCCAGGCCCTCACGGAAGTCATGGCCAAGGTCAACCAGGTGCGTTTCCGGCTGCCGGAGCAGGCCTATGACCCGGTGATCGAACGCTCGTCCGGCGAGTCGACGGCGGTGGCCTATATCGGGTTCTCCAGCCCGACCCTGTCGACCCCGGCCTTGACCGATTACCTGGCACGGGTGGTGGAGCCGGTGATGAGCACCATCGAGGGCGTGGCCAAGGTCCAGGTGTTCGGCGGGCAAACCCTGGCGATGCGCCTGTGGATCGACCCCGCACGGCTGGCCGCGCGCGGCCTGACCGCCGCCGATGTGGCCGACGCGGTGCGCCGCAACAACTACCAGGCAGCGCCGGGCAAGGTCAAAGGCCTGTTCGTGGTCGCCAACCTGCGGGTCAATACCGACCTGACCAACGTCAATGAATTTCGCGATTTGGTGCTGCGCAACGATGGCAACGGCCTGGTGCGCCTGAAGGATGTCGGCACCGTGGAGCTGGGCGCGGCGTCCAGCGAAACCAGTGCCACCATGGACGGCGTTTCGGCCGTGCACCTGGGGTTGTTCCCGACGCCCGGCGGCAACCCGCTGGTGATTGTCGACGGTATCAAGAAACTCCTGCCGGACGTGCGCAAGACCCTGCCGCCGGACGTCAAGGCCGAGCTGGCGTTTGAAACCGCGCGCTTTATCCAGACCTCCATCGACGAGGTGATGAAGACCCTGCTCGAGGCCTTGCTGATCGTGGTGATCGTCATCTACCTGTGCCTGGGGTCGTTGCGCACGGTACTGATTCCGGTGGTGACCATCCCCTTGTCGATGCTGGGGGCCGCGGCGCTGATGCTGGCGTTCGGTTTCAGCCTCAACCTGTTGACGCTGTTGGCGATGGTGCTGGCTGTGGGTCTGGTGGTGGACGATGCGATTGTGGTGGTGGAGAACGTGCACCGGCATATCGAGGAAGGCAAGACCCCGGTGGCGGCCGCCCTGGTCGGGGCGCGGGAAGTGGCGGGCCCGGTGATCGCCATGACCATTACCCTGGCGGCGGTGTATGCGCCCATCGGCATGATGGGCGGCCTCACGGGGGCGTTGTTTCGTGAATTCGCCCTGACCCTGGCCGGCGCGGTGATCGTGTCCGGCGTGGTGGCGCTGACGTTGTCGCCGGTCATGAGCTCGTTCCTGCTGCAGTCCAAGCAATCGGAAGGGCGCATGGCACACCTGGCCAACCGTTTCTTCGACGGCCTGGCCCTGCGTTATGCCAAGGTGCTGGACCTGTCGCTGCGGCATCGCTGGCTCAGCGGGCTGTTTGCCTTGCTGGTGATGATCAGCCTGCCGTGGCTGTACCAGTTGCCGCAGCGGGAGCTGGCGCCCACCGAGGACCAGGCCGGGCTGCTCACCGCCATCAAGGCGCCGCAACATGCCAATTTGGAGTACGTCGAGCGCTTTTCCGCCAAGCTGAATGAGGTCTACGGGCGCCTGCCGGAAACCGTCAGCACCTGGATCATCAATGGCAGCGACGGCATCGCCTCGAGCATTGGCGGCATCAACCTGACGTTGTGGGGCGAGCGCGAGCGCACCGCCGCGCAGATCCAGGTCGACCTGCAAGCGGCTACCAACGACGTGGAAGGCACCAGCATCTTTGCCTTCCAGTTGCCTGCCTTGCCGGGCTCCACCGGTGGCCTGCCGGTGCAACTGGTGCTGCGCAGCTCCCAGGATTACCGCGTGCTGTACGAGACCATGGAGCAGATCAAGCAGAAGGCCCGCGACAGTGGGTTGTTCGCCGTGGTCGACAGTGACCTGGACTACAACAACCCGGTGGTACAGGTGCGAGTGGACCGGGCCAAGGCCAACAGCCTGGGGATCCGCATGCAGGACATCGGCGAATCGCTGGCGGTGCTGGTGGGGGAAAACTACCTCAACCGCTTTGGCCTGGAGGGCCGCTCCTATGATGTGATTGCCCAGAGCCCGGGCAGTGAGCGACTGACGCCCGAAGCCCTGACCCGCCAGTATGTGCGCACGGAAGACGGCACACTGATTCCGCTGTCGACGGTGATCCAGGTGTCCGAGCACGTCGAACCCAACAAGCTGACCCAGTTCAACCAGCAGAACGCCGCGACCTTCCAGGGGGTGCCGGCTGCCGGGGTCACCCTGGGCGACGCCGTGGCGTTCCTGGAAGGCGTCACCGCCGAGTTGCCCGTGGGGTTCAGCTACGACTGGCAATCCGATGCGCGGCAGTACACCCAGGAAGGCAATGCGCTGCTGCTGGCGTTCCTGGCGGCGGTGATCGTGATCTACCTGGTACTCGCGGCGCAGTACGAAAGCCTGATGGACCCGCTGATCATCCTGATCACCGTGCCGCTGTCCATCAGCGGCGCGCTGATTCCCCTGGCGCTGGGCTACGCCACGATCAATATCTACACCCAGATCGGCCTGGTGACCCTGATCGGGCTGATCAGCAAGCACGGCATCCTGATGGTCGAGTTCGCCAACGCCCTGCAGGCCCAGGAACACCTCGACCGTTCCGAGGCGATACGCAAGGCCGCGCAGATTCGCTTGCGGCCGATCCTGATGACGACGGCGGCCATGGTGGTCGGCCTGGTGCCGCTGCTGTTCGCCTCGGGGGCCGGGGCCAACAGCCGCTATGGCCTGGGGGTGGTAATTGTATCGGGCATGCTGATCGGTACCTGCTTCACCCTGTTCGTGCTGCCGACGGTCTACACCCTGCTGGCCCGCAAGCATTCAGTGGCGGCCGCGACCCCGAGGGCCCAGTCCCTGGCGCAAACCCTGAGGAGTGAACCATGA
- a CDS encoding efflux RND transporter periplasmic adaptor subunit codes for MNKKKITSLVLIPVAVIAVVMMSRAPSQAQSADAPASALTKVALGAVQVRPANVYFAGVGELEAASQVQVSAEVGGRVTLINFESGRQVKAGEVLVKLNDAPEQAEQLRLQAQVRNAEIIRKRVTGLVRENAATQEQLDNARAAHDMALGELKKVQALIAQKTIRAPFAGVLGIRQVNEGQYLNVGDRIVSLVNTQVLYVNFSLDEQLSRRLVVGQTVGVLIDAYPDRVFKARISAVDPMIGRSRTVQVQATLESPDAPLKPGMYASVKVADTEVADVLTVPETAVAYTAYGDTVFLARPDQGATLVVKRVAVKIGQRQDGWVQIQEGLHEGDQVVTSGQLKLSDGMAVQATDDTLALPASKPPVTGI; via the coding sequence ATGAACAAGAAGAAGATAACCAGCCTGGTGTTGATTCCGGTGGCGGTCATCGCAGTGGTGATGATGTCGCGCGCGCCGTCCCAGGCCCAATCCGCCGATGCCCCCGCCAGCGCGTTGACCAAGGTGGCCCTGGGGGCGGTGCAAGTGCGCCCGGCCAATGTGTATTTCGCCGGCGTCGGTGAGCTGGAAGCGGCCTCCCAGGTGCAGGTTTCCGCCGAGGTCGGCGGGCGGGTCACGTTGATCAACTTTGAGTCGGGCCGCCAGGTCAAGGCTGGCGAAGTGCTGGTCAAGCTTAACGATGCCCCGGAACAGGCCGAGCAGTTGCGGCTGCAGGCCCAGGTGCGCAATGCCGAGATCATCCGCAAGCGCGTGACCGGGCTGGTCAGGGAAAACGCTGCGACCCAGGAACAGCTCGACAACGCCCGGGCCGCCCATGACATGGCCCTGGGCGAGTTGAAAAAAGTCCAGGCACTGATTGCCCAGAAGACCATCCGCGCGCCCTTCGCCGGAGTGCTCGGCATTCGCCAGGTCAACGAAGGGCAGTACCTCAATGTCGGCGACCGCATCGTCAGCCTGGTCAACACCCAGGTGCTCTATGTCAATTTTTCCCTGGATGAGCAGCTCAGTCGCCGCCTGGTCGTCGGGCAAACCGTGGGCGTGCTGATCGACGCCTACCCTGACCGGGTGTTCAAGGCGCGGATCAGTGCCGTCGACCCGATGATCGGCCGCTCACGCACGGTGCAGGTGCAGGCCACGCTGGAGAGCCCGGACGCCCCCCTCAAGCCGGGCATGTACGCCAGCGTCAAAGTGGCCGATACCGAGGTGGCCGATGTGCTCACCGTGCCGGAAACGGCGGTGGCCTACACCGCCTATGGCGATACCGTTTTCCTTGCCCGCCCGGACCAGGGCGCCACGCTGGTGGTCAAGCGGGTGGCGGTGAAAATCGGCCAGCGCCAGGACGGTTGGGTCCAGATCCAGGAAGGCTTGCACGAGGGTGACCAGGTGGTGACCTCCGGGCAACTCAAGCTCAGTGACGGCATGGCGGTGCAGGCGACCGATGACACCCTGGCCCTGCCTGCGTCCAAACCGCCTGTGACGGGCATCTGA
- a CDS encoding DUF2165 family protein — MTVEAGLLGHSLSVFLGVQAVGLSLWLSIAVLNNWQAFRSSVGAVGATMAMEPLRQSPAIDIPLLVRAVRSPRLHQLALLVVLALQVVAALAAWTGSYQLILGDGLLSARPWLNLALSAFSAFVFAMLLGGLWFGYWIRQEGLQLTHLVLTIWAVLAFFLFNHSWL, encoded by the coding sequence ATGACTGTGGAGGCAGGGTTACTGGGTCACTCGTTGTCGGTGTTCCTGGGCGTACAGGCCGTCGGCCTGAGCCTGTGGCTGAGCATTGCGGTGCTTAACAACTGGCAAGCGTTTCGCAGCTCGGTAGGCGCGGTAGGCGCGACCATGGCCATGGAGCCGTTGCGCCAGAGTCCTGCCATCGACATTCCCTTGCTGGTGCGGGCCGTGCGTTCACCCCGTCTGCACCAACTGGCCCTGCTGGTGGTGCTGGCCCTGCAAGTGGTCGCCGCGCTCGCGGCCTGGACCGGCAGCTATCAGTTGATCCTCGGCGACGGCCTGCTGTCGGCACGGCCCTGGCTCAACCTGGCCCTGAGTGCGTTTTCGGCGTTTGTCTTCGCGATGCTGCTGGGGGGCTTGTGGTTCGGCTACTGGATTCGCCAGGAGGGGTTGCAACTGACGCACCTGGTGCTGACGATCTGGGCGGTACTGGCCTTCTTCCTGTTCAACCACAGCTGGCTGTGA
- a CDS encoding RidA family protein: MSDSIQRTSVGDFPISQTVTVPASASLVFVSGTLPDLVDPTVPGVFGNTEVQTVSVFNKLRQILRQQDLDLGDIVQLRVFLVGAEETGGKLDFAGLQRGYTQFFGTPEQPNKPARTALQVVALPLPGALVEIEAIAARTA; encoded by the coding sequence ATGAGCGACAGCATTCAACGTACCAGCGTCGGCGACTTTCCGATCTCGCAGACCGTCACCGTGCCGGCCTCCGCCAGCCTGGTCTTCGTCAGCGGGACCTTGCCGGACCTGGTTGATCCAACGGTTCCCGGGGTGTTTGGCAACACCGAAGTGCAGACAGTTTCGGTGTTCAACAAGCTGCGCCAGATCCTGCGCCAGCAAGACCTGGACCTGGGCGATATCGTGCAGTTACGGGTATTCCTGGTCGGCGCCGAGGAAACGGGCGGCAAGCTGGATTTCGCTGGGTTGCAGCGTGGGTATACGCAGTTCTTCGGCACCCCCGAGCAGCCGAACAAGCCGGCACGCACCGCGTTGCAGGTCGTGGCGTTGCCATTGCCCGGTGCACTGGTGGAAATCGAAGCCATCGCCGCCAGGACGGCGTGA
- a CDS encoding flavin monoamine oxidase family protein produces MGLTRREALSSIAAVGGEKAVKDALAVLGLGPSSHRRPQPLKLKDGLGQGTRVLVLGAGIAGLVTALELTRAGFSVQVLEARERVGGRTWTIRHGDRVDYQDGRTQTAAFEPGHYFNAGPARIPSQHRTILDYCSELGVPLEVLVNSSHGAQVRPDVNQPAFTVGQAINDARGHLSGLLAKAVQRDALDDVLSAEERTRLLGFLHVYGDLSQELAFEGTLRSGHLESPAHPGALPASRSPLALDQLLHPELWGALLHSEFPEFSATMFQPVGGMDRITDAFYRRVSDHVQLGAQVRQIRQLEDGVAVTYHDQRSGREQVVRADYLVSTLPLPLLAKLDTDFSDPIKAALLSTRSDQATKVAWQSPRFWETDYRTYGGLSWIEHPARLLWYPSNDLNTREGLLVAGYVTGEGADAFGARPFDQQYATSKEAVELLHPGYSRHLRHPLAVSWEQIPFSEGPWLQREHFPADASALLEEGHGRVYFAGDGLVQSGVGIWQESAANSARHVVAQLAERVTRHTHLAAVAAS; encoded by the coding sequence ATGGGACTGACACGACGTGAAGCGTTGTCGAGCATCGCTGCGGTAGGCGGCGAAAAAGCCGTCAAGGATGCACTCGCGGTACTCGGCCTCGGGCCGTCATCGCACCGCCGACCGCAACCGTTGAAACTCAAGGACGGCCTGGGGCAGGGCACCCGCGTGCTGGTGCTGGGCGCCGGGATTGCCGGGCTGGTCACCGCCCTGGAACTGACCCGCGCCGGGTTCAGCGTGCAGGTGCTGGAAGCCCGTGAGCGGGTCGGCGGTCGCACCTGGACGATACGTCATGGCGACCGCGTGGACTACCAGGATGGCCGTACGCAGACCGCCGCGTTCGAGCCGGGGCATTACTTCAACGCCGGGCCGGCACGGATTCCCAGCCAGCACCGCACGATCCTCGATTATTGCAGTGAGCTGGGCGTGCCGCTGGAAGTGCTGGTCAACAGCAGCCATGGCGCCCAGGTGCGGCCGGATGTGAACCAGCCGGCCTTCACCGTCGGCCAGGCGATCAACGATGCGCGCGGGCATTTGTCCGGGTTGCTGGCCAAAGCGGTGCAGCGTGATGCCCTCGACGATGTGCTGAGCGCCGAGGAACGCACGCGCTTGCTGGGGTTTTTGCACGTGTATGGCGACCTGTCCCAGGAGCTGGCCTTTGAGGGCACGCTCCGTTCAGGACACCTGGAGTCCCCGGCACATCCCGGCGCTTTGCCCGCCAGCCGCAGCCCGTTGGCGCTGGATCAACTGCTGCACCCCGAACTGTGGGGCGCCTTGCTGCACTCCGAGTTTCCGGAGTTTTCGGCGACCATGTTCCAACCGGTGGGCGGCATGGACCGCATCACCGACGCCTTCTACCGGCGCGTCAGCGATCACGTGCAACTGGGCGCCCAGGTGCGCCAGATCCGTCAGTTGGAAGACGGCGTGGCCGTGACCTACCACGACCAACGCAGCGGTCGCGAGCAGGTGGTACGCGCCGACTATCTGGTCTCGACCTTGCCGCTGCCGTTGCTGGCAAAACTCGACACCGACTTCAGCGACCCGATCAAGGCCGCCTTGCTCAGCACCCGCAGCGACCAGGCCACCAAAGTGGCGTGGCAATCCCCGCGTTTCTGGGAAACCGACTACCGCACCTACGGCGGCCTGTCGTGGATCGAACACCCGGCGCGCCTGCTCTGGTACCCGAGCAACGACCTCAACACTCGCGAGGGCCTGCTGGTGGCCGGTTACGTGACCGGGGAGGGCGCCGATGCGTTCGGCGCGCGACCGTTCGACCAGCAGTACGCCACTTCCAAGGAAGCGGTGGAACTGCTGCATCCGGGCTACTCCAGGCACCTGCGTCACCCGCTGGCGGTGTCCTGGGAACAGATCCCCTTCAGCGAAGGCCCGTGGCTGCAACGCGAACACTTCCCGGCCGATGCCAGCGCCTTGCTCGAAGAAGGCCACGGCCGCGTGTACTTCGCCGGCGACGGCCTGGTGCAAAGCGGCGTGGGCATCTGGCAGGAATCGGCGGCCAACTCGGCGCGGCATGTGGTCGCGCAACTGGCTGAACGCGTGACCCGACACACACACCTCGCGGCAGTGGCCGCCTCCTAA
- a CDS encoding ABC transporter substrate-binding protein, whose product MFINTTRVALLALAVSTAQSAFAVQQVDLSPDRPRIHVPRNEAAIAQIPPGFKFAQPGKFTVAVSGVAGPPLALLASDDKTTIGSEADTAQLVADSLGLQLNVVQTSWEDWPLGVSSGKYDAVISNVTVTEARKKRFDFATYRQDVLGFYVKTTSKISEIKQAADIAGLKIIVGSGTNQEKVLLAWNEANEKAGLKPALLQYFDDQAAAQLAVQSGRSDALFGPNSVYAYSAAITGGIKRVGTVNGGWPLQADIAVTTRKDNGLVKPIHTALEGAIAGGQYEQVLQRWGLDVERVDKSLINPPGLPD is encoded by the coding sequence ATGTTCATCAACACCACCCGCGTGGCCCTGCTGGCGCTGGCCGTCAGCACCGCGCAAAGCGCATTCGCCGTGCAACAGGTCGACCTCAGCCCCGACCGCCCACGCATCCATGTGCCGCGTAACGAAGCGGCGATTGCGCAGATCCCGCCGGGCTTCAAGTTCGCCCAGCCGGGCAAGTTCACCGTGGCTGTGTCCGGCGTGGCCGGGCCGCCGCTGGCGCTGCTGGCCAGCGACGACAAGACCACCATCGGCAGCGAAGCCGACACCGCGCAACTGGTGGCCGACAGCCTCGGCCTGCAACTCAATGTGGTGCAGACCAGCTGGGAAGACTGGCCCCTGGGCGTCAGCTCGGGCAAATACGACGCGGTGATCAGCAACGTCACCGTGACCGAGGCGCGCAAGAAGCGCTTTGACTTCGCCACCTATCGCCAGGATGTGCTCGGCTTCTACGTCAAGACCACCAGCAAGATCAGCGAGATCAAGCAGGCAGCCGATATTGCCGGGCTGAAGATCATCGTCGGCTCCGGCACCAACCAGGAAAAAGTCCTGCTGGCCTGGAACGAGGCCAACGAAAAGGCCGGTCTCAAGCCCGCGCTGTTGCAGTACTTCGACGACCAGGCCGCCGCGCAGCTGGCGGTGCAGTCGGGGCGCAGCGATGCGCTGTTCGGGCCCAACTCGGTGTATGCCTATTCGGCGGCAATCACCGGCGGCATCAAGCGCGTCGGCACGGTGAACGGTGGCTGGCCATTGCAGGCGGACATTGCCGTGACCACCCGCAAGGACAACGGCCTCGTCAAGCCGATCCACACCGCCCTGGAAGGCGCGATTGCCGGCGGCCAGTACGAGCAGGTGCTGCAACGCTGGGGCCTGGATGTGGAGCGCGTCGACAAGTCGCTGATCAACCCACCGGGCCTGCCGGATTAA
- a CDS encoding amino acid ABC transporter ATP-binding protein, which produces MSEARAGRIQIQGVGKRFGNQQVLKDIDLTIDPGKVTVILGPSGSGKSTLLRTINHLEKIDSGHITIDGEYVGYRRKGDLLYELKEREILKRRIDVGFVFQNFNLFPHLTAWENVAEAPLAHKRWSKADAQAKATALLAKVGLADKVDAYPRQLSGGQQQRVAIARALALDPKVLLFDEPTSALDPELVGEVLDVIKGLTQLGVTLVIVTHEIGFAREVADHVVFLCDGELIEEGPPEQIFRQPRHPRTVAFLGKVL; this is translated from the coding sequence ATGAGTGAAGCCCGTGCCGGCCGTATCCAGATCCAGGGCGTGGGCAAGCGCTTTGGCAATCAACAGGTGTTGAAAGACATCGACCTGACCATCGATCCGGGCAAGGTCACGGTGATTCTCGGGCCGTCCGGCTCGGGCAAGTCCACCTTGCTGCGCACCATCAACCACCTGGAAAAGATCGACAGCGGGCACATCACCATCGACGGTGAATACGTCGGCTATCGACGCAAGGGCGACCTGCTTTACGAGCTCAAGGAACGCGAGATTCTCAAGCGCCGTATCGACGTCGGTTTTGTGTTCCAGAACTTCAACCTGTTCCCGCACCTCACCGCCTGGGAAAACGTCGCCGAGGCGCCGCTGGCGCACAAGCGCTGGAGCAAGGCCGACGCCCAGGCCAAGGCCACCGCACTGTTGGCCAAGGTTGGCCTGGCGGACAAGGTCGATGCCTACCCACGCCAGCTTTCCGGCGGCCAGCAACAGCGCGTGGCGATTGCCCGCGCACTGGCGCTGGACCCCAAGGTGCTGCTGTTCGATGAACCCACCTCGGCCCTCGACCCGGAACTGGTGGGCGAAGTACTCGACGTGATCAAGGGCCTGACCCAGCTGGGCGTGACCCTGGTGATCGTCACCCACGAAATCGGTTTTGCCCGCGAAGTGGCCGACCACGTGGTGTTTCTCTGCGACGGCGAGTTGATCGAAGAGGGCCCGCCCGAACAGATTTTCCGCCAACCCCGACATCCCCGCACCGTAGCCTTTCTCGGCAAGGTGCTTTAG
- a CDS encoding amino acid ABC transporter permease, with translation MPIVAKSYDLIDSPGALRQARVSTPIKALQVVPARHPWRWAGSIFAALVLLAIGHSLATNPRWEWGVFGQWFFSPSVLRGLGQTLLLTLLSTVFSAILGTALALARLSGSPLLAALAWGYIWFFRSMPALLVLIILYNFAYLYDHIVLGVPFTDLVFAEWSTVDVLSQFTVAVLGLSLMQAAYAAEIIRGGLIGVDAGQHEAAAALGLPASRRIFRIILPQALRSILPSGFNEIIGLVKGTSIVYVLALPELFYTVQVIYNRTQAVIPLLIVATVWYLIITTVLTSAQYYVERHFARGTARVLPPTPLQRVRRWLKENTHE, from the coding sequence ATGCCCATCGTTGCCAAATCCTATGACCTGATTGACTCGCCCGGCGCGCTGCGCCAGGCGCGAGTGTCCACACCGATCAAAGCCCTGCAGGTGGTGCCCGCGCGGCACCCCTGGCGCTGGGCCGGGTCGATCTTTGCCGCGCTGGTGCTGCTCGCCATCGGGCATTCCCTGGCCACCAACCCGCGCTGGGAGTGGGGCGTGTTCGGCCAGTGGTTCTTCTCGCCGTCGGTGCTGCGTGGCCTCGGCCAGACCCTGTTGCTGACGCTGCTGAGCACGGTGTTCAGCGCCATCCTCGGCACTGCGCTGGCGTTGGCGCGGCTGTCGGGCTCGCCGCTGCTGGCGGCCCTGGCCTGGGGCTACATCTGGTTTTTCCGCTCGATGCCGGCGCTGCTGGTGCTGATCATCCTCTACAACTTCGCCTACCTGTACGACCACATTGTCCTCGGTGTGCCGTTTACCGACCTGGTGTTCGCCGAGTGGTCGACGGTGGACGTGCTCAGCCAATTCACCGTGGCCGTACTGGGCCTGAGCCTGATGCAGGCGGCGTACGCGGCGGAGATCATTCGCGGCGGCCTGATCGGTGTGGATGCCGGCCAGCATGAAGCGGCGGCAGCCCTGGGCCTGCCGGCCTCGCGGCGCATCTTCCGGATCATCCTGCCCCAGGCGCTGCGCTCGATCCTGCCGTCGGGGTTCAATGAAATCATTGGCCTGGTCAAGGGCACCTCCATCGTCTACGTGTTGGCCTTGCCGGAGCTGTTCTACACCGTGCAGGTCATCTACAACCGCACCCAGGCGGTGATCCCGCTGCTGATCGTCGCCACCGTCTGGTACCTGATCATCACCACCGTGCTCACCAGCGCCCAGTACTACGTCGAGCGTCATTTCGCCCGGGGTACGGCCAGGGTGCTGCCGCCCACGCCATTGCAACGCGTGCGCCGCTGGCTGAAGGAGAACACCCATGAGTGA